In one Hemitrygon akajei chromosome 3, sHemAka1.3, whole genome shotgun sequence genomic region, the following are encoded:
- the zic4 gene encoding zinc finger protein ZIC 4, protein MDALGSPMVDSSFAKRNPALRLVDLAGAHHHPHHHHPPQSMTGFPGFSGHPHSMAHTHPGESTGEPRLGPSPFGPEHMGHPAAAAALKLSPSHPHHHHHHHHHHHMAGHAEVVSNPTAAFGPAQAAAAVSYSVSHSHTSYTAQAITAGRDFLIRRDLTSSVMPGLTDQYPGTSSHHGMFVSTTGSYPGHHGHPEAGSHSLFPGLHDQPPHAAPTGHHLNGQLRLGLPGDMYARSEHYSQVASSRSDPFASSPLHSYGGMNLAAHHGPGAFFRYMRQPIKQELICKWTEPDPVTKKPCSKTFSTMHELVTHVTVEHVGGPEQSNHICFWEECPREGKPFKAKYKLVNHIRVHTGEKPFPCPFPGCGKVFARSENLKIHKRTHTGEKPFKCEFEGCDRRFANSSDRKKHSHVHTSDKPYNCKVRGCDKSYTHPSSLRKHMKVHCKSPPPSSGYESSTPSLVSPSSDSGRDPPAPASQLDPITSSHAANLSEWYVCQSTGASGIPTPPSNSSSPGPGEHSYRNSDPRTIL, encoded by the exons ATGGACGCTTTGGGGAGCCCGATGGTGGATTCATCATTCGCCAAACGAAACCCAGCGCTGAGATTAGTAGACTTGGCAGGAGCTCACCACCATCCCCATCATCACCATCCCCCTCAGAGCATGACAGGCTTCCCGGGGTTCAGCGGCCATCCCCACTCAATGGCACACACGCACCCTGGGGAGAGTACTGGAGAACCCCGCCTGGGGCCGAGTCCATTCGGGCCTGAACACATGGGGCACCCTGCAGCCGCTGCGGCACTTAAACTCAGCCCTTCCcatccccaccaccatcaccaccatcatcatcaccatcatatGGCAGGCCACGCTGAGGTTGTCTCCAATCCAACGGCAGCTTTTGGCCCAGCGCAGGCGGCAGCAGCAGTCAGTTACTCGGTCTCGCACTCCCACACCAGCTACACTGCCCAGGCTATCACGGCAGGTAGAGACTTTCTCATCCGCAGAGATCTGACATCCTCAGTCATGCCTGGGCTCACAGATCAATATCCTGGCACAAGTTCTCACCACGGAATGTTTGTATCAACAACAGGTAGCTATCCCGGACACCATGGTCACCCCGAGGCTGGAAGCCACTCTCTATTCCCTGGACTGCATGATCAGCCTCCCCATGCAGCCCCAACTGGACACCATCTGAACGGACAGTTAAGACTGGGGCTACCTGGAGACATGTACGCCAGGTCTGAGCACTACAGCCAAGTGGCAAGTTCCAGGAGTGATCCttttgcttcttcccctctacataGCTACGGTGGCATGAACTTAGCTGCCCACCACGGTCCAGGTGCTTTCTTTCGCTACATGAGGCAACCTATCAAGCAGGAACTGATCTGCAAGTGGACTGAGCCGGACCCTGTCACTAAAAAGCCATGCTCAAAAACTTTTAGCACGATGCACGAACTTGTTACTCACGTAACAGTGGAACACGTTGGGGGACCAGAGCAGTCGAACCATATCTGCTTCTGGGAAGAGTGTCCAAGAGAGGGAAAGCCTTTCAAAGCCAAATATAAACTTGTAAATCACATCAGAGTCCACACTGGCGAGAAACCATTTCCCTGTCCATTTCCTGGCTGCGGGAAAGTCTTTGCCCGATCAGAAAATCTCAAGATCCACAAGAGGACTCACACAG GTGAAAAACCCTTTAAATGCGAGTTTGAAGGCTGTGACAGACGTTTTGCTAACAGCAGCGACAGAAAAAAGCACTCTCATGTGCATACCAGTGACAAGCCCTATAACTGCAAAGTAAGAGGTTGTGATAAATCGTACACGCACCCTAGCTCCCTTCGTAAGCATATGAAGGTCCACTGCAAATCTCCTCCTCCAAGCTCGGGTTATGAATCCTCCACCCCTTCGCTGGTATCACCGTCTTCGGACTCAGGTCGGGACCCCCCAGCTCCAGCTTCCCAGCTTGACCCCATCACATCTTCCCACGCAGCTAACCTGAGCGAATGGTATGTGTGTCAGAGCACGGGAGCAAGCGGTATCCCAACTCCTCCAAGCAATTCATCATCACCTGGACCAGGAGAACATTCTTACAGAAACTCTGATCCCAGAACTATTCTATAA